The proteins below come from a single Zhouia spongiae genomic window:
- a CDS encoding ClpXP adapter SpxH family protein — MNKETSNTNRLLCDPETGMCEMPGNEAVESAERKARTTGGQIKVIYFTDPVCSSCWGIEPQLRKLKLEYGYYIEIEYRMGGLLPDWSYNSGGISKPSDVAHHWDEVSSFYDMPIDGDVWLEDPLHSSYPPSIAFKAAQLQDQNAAILFLREMREMVFLKKKNIAKWAHIATAARNTGLDVEQLKTDFEGKAKMLFEGDLKLAGEFGVRGFPTMFFMGSPDKREVVYGSKAYAFYETAVLKILPNINKSEYSKDWETLFANYPSLTAREFSELSGMSRTGSEQLLDGLAVDGRLRKITTKNGGMWKLKNDSY; from the coding sequence ATGAATAAAGAAACATCGAATACAAATCGGCTATTATGTGATCCTGAGACAGGGATGTGTGAAATGCCAGGAAATGAGGCCGTAGAATCAGCGGAAAGAAAAGCCAGGACAACAGGAGGGCAAATAAAAGTAATTTACTTTACCGATCCTGTTTGTTCGTCTTGTTGGGGTATAGAGCCGCAATTACGGAAACTAAAACTTGAATATGGGTATTATATCGAAATCGAGTATAGAATGGGTGGGTTGTTGCCTGATTGGAGCTATAACAGCGGAGGGATCAGCAAACCATCTGATGTTGCACACCATTGGGATGAAGTAAGTAGCTTTTACGATATGCCTATAGATGGTGATGTTTGGTTGGAAGACCCTCTTCATTCGTCTTATCCGCCTTCGATTGCATTTAAAGCAGCTCAATTACAAGACCAAAATGCGGCTATTTTATTTTTACGGGAAATGCGTGAAATGGTTTTCTTAAAAAAGAAAAATATAGCCAAATGGGCACACATTGCTACTGCTGCGAGAAATACAGGATTAGATGTAGAGCAATTAAAGACTGACTTTGAAGGGAAAGCTAAAATGTTGTTTGAGGGAGATTTGAAATTAGCCGGGGAATTCGGAGTGCGGGGTTTCCCGACCATGTTCTTTATGGGTAGTCCGGATAAGAGAGAGGTCGTTTATGGTTCAAAAGCGTACGCATTTTATGAAACGGCTGTTCTAAAGATCCTCCCAAACATCAATAAAAGTGAATACAGTAAAGATTGGGAAACTCTTTTTGCCAATTACCCCTCATTGACAGCACGGGAGTTCTCAGAATTATCAGGGATGTCAAGAACCGGAAGTGAACAATTATTGGATGGACTTGCGGTTGATGGAAGATTAAGAAAAATAACAACAAAGAATGGAGGAATGTGGAAGCTGAAAAATGACAGCTATTAA
- a CDS encoding winged helix-turn-helix transcriptional regulator — MKKKAIINNSPACQTKMQAIRDAMSVLSGKWKFHILGTLIKGSKLGFMDLMREVDGIGSKMLSKELQDLEMNHLISRTVMNTKPVTVEYSITEYGKTLSPLIDALANWGIEYRQSVHGKEASGFCRS; from the coding sequence ATGAAAAAGAAAGCAATAATTAATAATTCGCCTGCATGTCAGACAAAAATGCAGGCAATAAGAGATGCTATGAGTGTACTATCAGGAAAATGGAAATTTCATATTCTGGGAACACTGATTAAAGGTAGTAAATTAGGGTTCATGGATTTAATGAGAGAGGTAGATGGCATAGGATCAAAAATGCTATCCAAAGAATTACAAGATCTGGAAATGAACCATTTAATCAGCCGAACGGTTATGAATACGAAACCTGTAACTGTTGAATATTCAATTACTGAATACGGAAAAACACTTTCTCCTTTGATTGATGCCCTGGCTAATTGGGGAATAGAATATAGACAATCAGTTCACGGAAAAGAAGCATCCGGTTTTTGTCGCAGCTAA
- a CDS encoding DUF417 family protein: MDRLLVLLSDLQSSFIHFIRIAIFIVMAWIGGLKAFQYEADGIVSFVTNSPFMSFFYKHSADTAVNEKGETVAQYQLHKNPEGKMVAENIKWHKSNGTYVFSYGLGTVIVIIGLLVLLGIWFPKTGLWGGLLTFGMSIITLSFLVTTPEVYVPNLGGDSDTPYFGFPFLSGAGRLVLKDVIMMAGGLLIASDCARKIMNTSDGSN, translated from the coding sequence ATGGATAGACTATTAGTTTTATTAAGTGATTTGCAATCAAGTTTTATACACTTTATTCGTATTGCCATTTTCATCGTAATGGCCTGGATTGGGGGGTTAAAAGCATTTCAGTATGAGGCAGACGGTATTGTGTCATTTGTAACTAACAGTCCGTTTATGAGTTTCTTCTATAAACATTCGGCAGACACGGCTGTTAATGAAAAGGGGGAAACTGTAGCTCAGTATCAATTACATAAAAACCCTGAAGGCAAGATGGTGGCTGAAAATATTAAATGGCATAAATCGAATGGGACTTATGTTTTTTCATATGGATTAGGTACAGTCATAGTAATTATCGGGTTATTAGTTCTTTTGGGGATATGGTTTCCAAAGACCGGACTTTGGGGAGGGTTGTTAACTTTCGGGATGTCGATAATAACTTTATCATTTCTTGTGACAACTCCTGAAGTTTATGTGCCTAATCTGGGAGGTGATTCAGATACGCCATATTTTGGTTTCCCGTTTTTATCGGGAGCAGGAAGATTGGTTTTAAAAGATGTTATTATGATGGCAGGTGGTTTGTTGATAGCGTCAGACTGTGCAAGAAAAATCATGAATACCAGTGATGGTTCAAATTGA
- a CDS encoding helix-turn-helix domain-containing protein, which translates to MLTVELKQAKSFNIPRYVVLFLKEEAKFSVNFVSYKAKRNSILFLSPYQNLKWEGNYSSEVRQIEFHGDFYCIEYHKKEVSCNGLLFNNIYLQPYILLDEVTFTEIEGLTGKMARENLSDKRFSDSVVKSYLQLILAICSKEKILQIDNSLIQKPFNSQILSFRGLLEKHFIHQRSASFYACALSMSTSSFSKKIKQQFEKTPTQLIQERVVLEAKKLLHLTHKTVKEIAAELNFDDEHYFSRYFKREVGLSPTQFREEVGISIVAK; encoded by the coding sequence TTGTTAACAGTAGAATTAAAGCAAGCCAAAAGTTTTAATATTCCGAGATACGTTGTACTTTTTTTAAAAGAAGAGGCCAAATTTTCTGTAAACTTTGTTAGTTACAAAGCTAAACGGAATTCCATATTGTTCTTATCGCCATATCAAAATCTGAAATGGGAGGGAAATTACTCTTCGGAAGTCAGGCAGATAGAATTTCATGGTGATTTTTATTGTATAGAGTATCATAAAAAAGAGGTTTCCTGCAACGGCCTGTTATTTAATAACATTTATTTACAGCCTTATATATTGCTTGATGAAGTTACATTTACGGAGATAGAAGGGTTGACAGGTAAAATGGCAAGGGAAAATTTAAGTGATAAACGATTTTCTGATTCAGTTGTTAAGTCTTATTTACAATTGATATTGGCAATTTGCAGTAAAGAAAAAATATTACAAATAGATAATTCTCTAATTCAGAAGCCATTTAATAGCCAGATTTTAAGCTTTCGGGGGTTATTAGAAAAGCATTTCATACATCAGCGTAGCGCATCTTTTTATGCTTGTGCTTTATCGATGTCTACTTCTTCCTTCAGTAAAAAGATAAAGCAGCAGTTTGAAAAAACGCCCACACAGCTCATCCAGGAGCGTGTTGTTTTAGAGGCTAAAAAGTTATTACACCTTACTCATAAAACGGTGAAGGAAATTGCTGCCGAGCTTAATTTTGATGACGAGCACTATTTCAGTCGATATTTTAAAAGAGAAGTCGGATTGTCACCGACACAATTTCGAGAAGAGGTCGGGATTTCAATTGTGGCAAAATAA
- a CDS encoding zinc metalloprotease, with protein sequence MKNKFWHLAIVMVLFSCSKNNDTLPETPDESILYTLPVVVHVIHSGESEGEGSNLSTARIKEQIESLNDDFRRVPGTLGENNFPYSDDAFIRFKLAERTPDGDPTNGIRRVNYFDVNPDKGDDDHMHDWLPQLGYWDPEKYINIWVYGGFNPNENLGLATLPTTDLPGLEKELQVNGDGIMINAHHFGKSGATDDDNLGKTLTHEMGHFLGLYHLWGHVEGKPCLEQDDFVADTPPVAGPLFNCDDSQLACDGQPAPVSNYMNLTSDKCMNTFTKGQIARMRHVLKNAVRRKSLTSSDVITR encoded by the coding sequence ATGAAAAATAAATTTTGGCATTTAGCTATAGTAATGGTGTTATTCTCTTGTAGCAAAAATAATGATACATTGCCGGAGACTCCTGACGAATCAATATTGTATACACTTCCGGTGGTGGTTCATGTGATACATTCCGGGGAATCTGAAGGCGAAGGTTCAAATTTATCTACGGCACGTATTAAAGAGCAGATAGAGTCGTTGAACGATGATTTCAGAAGGGTTCCCGGAACTTTGGGGGAGAATAATTTTCCTTATAGTGATGATGCTTTTATTCGATTTAAACTTGCGGAAAGAACACCTGACGGCGATCCTACAAACGGGATACGCCGGGTTAATTATTTTGATGTTAATCCTGATAAGGGAGATGATGACCATATGCACGACTGGCTTCCTCAATTGGGATACTGGGATCCGGAAAAGTATATTAATATCTGGGTATATGGAGGCTTTAATCCCAATGAAAATCTTGGACTGGCAACTTTGCCTACTACCGATCTGCCGGGACTTGAAAAAGAGTTGCAGGTTAATGGTGACGGGATCATGATCAATGCACATCATTTTGGTAAATCGGGTGCGACTGATGATGATAACCTGGGAAAAACGCTCACCCATGAAATGGGGCACTTTCTCGGTTTGTATCACCTTTGGGGGCATGTTGAAGGAAAACCCTGCCTGGAGCAAGATGATTTTGTAGCAGATACTCCTCCCGTAGCAGGGCCGCTTTTTAATTGTGATGATTCACAATTAGCCTGTGACGGACAGCCTGCTCCTGTATCGAACTATATGAACCTGACATCTGATAAATGTATGAATACATTTACAAAAGGGCAGATTGCGCGGATGCGCCATGTGCTGAAAAATGCCGTAAGAAGAAAGAGCCTGACAAGTTCTGATGTTATAACACGATGA
- a CDS encoding porin family protein: MINMAIWPDILNVKKQRMIKMQKLLMIFFLVFIISDFYGQDKKANFGIKAGVNYGKYVPDKRSTEYRHVVGFYAGGFFNIALEEKLEFQPELLFALHGSRIFIGGLDIPSFDYNGNRLPNSNTYDFTYEVNELTISVPLAIKVFLSKNFYLESGPQFGIIVDRRLSSSQELLEGEDDSFVIRDGDSFDFGVCLGIGQKLSEKLSLNLRSYTGLIKRDDDIKSFVFNLGLAYNL; encoded by the coding sequence ATGATAAATATGGCAATATGGCCGGATATCCTCAATGTGAAAAAGCAACGGATGATTAAAATGCAGAAACTCTTAATGATTTTCTTTCTAGTCTTCATTATATCAGATTTTTACGGACAAGACAAGAAGGCGAATTTTGGTATAAAGGCAGGTGTTAATTATGGAAAATATGTCCCTGATAAAAGATCAACCGAGTATCGACATGTGGTTGGGTTTTATGCAGGCGGATTCTTTAACATTGCGTTAGAGGAAAAACTGGAGTTTCAGCCCGAGCTGCTTTTTGCCCTTCATGGCAGCCGGATATTTATCGGGGGACTGGATATTCCCAGCTTCGATTATAACGGGAACCGACTGCCCAACTCCAATACCTATGACTTTACATACGAAGTTAACGAATTGACCATATCCGTACCGTTGGCAATAAAAGTTTTTCTTTCTAAAAACTTTTACCTCGAAAGTGGACCGCAATTCGGGATTATTGTCGACAGGCGGTTAAGCTCATCGCAGGAATTGTTAGAAGGGGAAGATGACAGTTTTGTAATCCGGGACGGAGATTCGTTTGATTTTGGCGTATGCCTGGGAATTGGCCAAAAGCTATCAGAAAAACTATCTTTAAACTTACGGTCTTATACCGGACTTATAAAACGGGACGATGATATTAAATCGTTTGTATTCAATCTGGGACTTGCATATAATTTATAA
- a CDS encoding NAD(P)H-dependent flavin oxidoreductase yields the protein MQNRITKLFQIQYPVIQAGMIWASGWRLASSVSNAGGLGIIGAGSMYPEVLREHIRKCKQATDKPFGVNVPMLYPDIDKIMEIIMEEGVKIVFTSAGNPKTYTGFLKEKGITVVHVVSSVKFALKAQEAGVDAVVAEGFEAGGHNGREETTTFTLIPMVKEQVKIPLIAAGGIATGRGMLAAMVLGADAVQVGSRFVASEEASSHMKFKEQVVAAKEGDTKLTLKELAPVRMLKNKFYQDVEALYQTGPSVEELKELLGRARAKRGMFEGDLDEGELEIGQISGLIHDIKPAAQIIVDMLAEFKTATDAVPHLSVF from the coding sequence ATGCAAAACAGAATTACTAAGTTATTTCAAATTCAATACCCTGTAATCCAGGCCGGTATGATATGGGCCAGTGGGTGGCGTCTGGCTTCTTCGGTGTCTAATGCCGGGGGATTGGGAATTATAGGGGCAGGGTCGATGTATCCTGAAGTTCTCAGGGAACATATACGGAAATGTAAACAGGCCACGGACAAGCCTTTTGGAGTTAATGTACCCATGTTGTATCCTGATATCGATAAAATCATGGAGATTATTATGGAGGAAGGAGTGAAGATTGTGTTTACTTCGGCAGGAAACCCTAAGACGTATACAGGGTTTTTAAAAGAAAAAGGAATTACGGTCGTTCATGTGGTGAGCAGTGTGAAATTTGCTTTGAAAGCCCAGGAAGCGGGTGTGGATGCCGTGGTGGCAGAGGGCTTTGAAGCCGGGGGGCATAACGGACGGGAAGAGACGACAACATTTACATTAATACCGATGGTAAAGGAGCAGGTTAAGATTCCTTTAATTGCTGCCGGGGGTATAGCTACAGGACGAGGGATGCTGGCAGCTATGGTTTTAGGGGCTGATGCAGTTCAGGTAGGAAGCAGGTTTGTGGCTAGCGAGGAGGCTTCTTCTCATATGAAGTTTAAGGAACAGGTAGTCGCTGCCAAGGAAGGTGATACTAAATTAACATTGAAAGAACTGGCTCCTGTGCGGATGTTAAAGAATAAATTCTATCAGGATGTAGAGGCTTTGTACCAAACCGGACCTTCTGTAGAGGAGCTTAAAGAACTTTTGGGAAGAGCCAGGGCAAAGCGGGGAATGTTTGAAGGTGATCTGGATGAGGGAGAATTGGAGATCGGGCAAATTTCGGGCCTGATCCACGATATAAAACCTGCGGCCCAAATTATTGTTGATATGTTGGCTGAGTTTAAAACAGCAACTGATGCGGTGCCACATTTGTCGGTTTTTTAG
- a CDS encoding S8 family serine peptidase: protein MRLILLIFLFISFKVFSFQEHARVYFVDKPHAANLLTNPVKILSERSISKKKLHGIPIDERDVPVYNDYVSAIRKQEGIIVKARSKWFNCIHVLGSVENIRTLADFNFVADIFFADPRFNAGGLGRKEQRHQGIHKNKFEEEVLYDYGATTAQNGQINLQALHSIGFTGKGMQIAVLDAGFTKVNTMKAFQYMRNNNHLLGGYDFVNRSHDVFAYDQNSHGTQVLSVMAAFIEGEYVGTAPDAGYFLFRTEEAGQETPAEESYWVEAAELSDSLGVDILNTSLGYSTFDNPNYNYHPGDMDGETTFISKGAQIALDKGMLVVTSAGNEGNNRNWKVITAPADVDGLTVGAVDAEGTYASFSSVGPATGGKIKPDVMARGVRTAIVLPDDSIRFLNGTSFSSPVMAGATACLWQANLSKSNREMMKMIRQSGHLFDDPNNEYGYGIPDFSLLVTTAPLNEEAYSGEFNIFPNPTKGKFHVVFPENIFYADIDLYDVLGKWVYRKKISSINNEVNIGHLNSGVYIAKISSKNTKRILKIIKQ, encoded by the coding sequence ATGAGACTGATATTACTTATTTTTCTGTTTATATCATTCAAAGTGTTTTCTTTTCAGGAACATGCCAGGGTGTATTTTGTCGATAAGCCACATGCTGCCAATTTATTAACCAATCCGGTCAAAATACTTTCAGAGCGGAGTATTTCGAAAAAGAAACTGCATGGAATTCCCATTGATGAAAGGGATGTGCCTGTTTATAATGATTACGTTTCTGCAATAAGAAAACAGGAGGGCATAATCGTTAAGGCCCGGTCAAAATGGTTTAACTGCATACATGTTTTGGGTTCAGTAGAGAACATCAGGACATTGGCGGATTTTAATTTTGTTGCCGATATCTTTTTTGCCGACCCCCGATTTAATGCTGGAGGACTTGGCAGAAAGGAGCAACGGCATCAAGGAATCCATAAGAATAAATTTGAAGAGGAAGTATTATATGACTACGGGGCAACAACAGCACAAAACGGTCAGATAAACCTTCAGGCATTACATAGTATCGGTTTTACCGGCAAGGGGATGCAGATCGCTGTCTTAGATGCCGGGTTTACAAAAGTGAATACGATGAAGGCCTTCCAATATATGAGAAACAATAATCATTTGTTGGGCGGATATGATTTCGTAAACCGGAGTCATGATGTTTTTGCTTACGATCAAAATAGCCACGGAACTCAGGTTTTATCTGTTATGGCAGCATTTATTGAGGGGGAGTATGTCGGAACTGCACCAGATGCGGGCTATTTTTTATTCCGGACAGAAGAAGCCGGACAGGAAACCCCGGCAGAAGAGAGTTATTGGGTTGAAGCGGCCGAACTTTCGGACAGCTTGGGTGTTGATATCCTTAATACATCATTGGGATATAGCACGTTTGACAATCCTAATTATAATTACCATCCAGGGGATATGGATGGAGAGACGACTTTTATTTCGAAAGGAGCACAGATAGCATTGGACAAAGGGATGTTGGTTGTAACTTCTGCCGGGAATGAAGGAAACAATCGTAACTGGAAAGTAATTACGGCTCCTGCTGATGTGGACGGGCTGACCGTAGGGGCTGTGGATGCGGAAGGGACTTATGCTTCTTTTAGCTCAGTTGGGCCTGCTACCGGCGGAAAGATAAAACCTGATGTAATGGCACGGGGCGTCAGAACTGCAATTGTATTGCCGGATGATTCCATTCGTTTTTTAAACGGAACTTCGTTTTCTTCACCCGTTATGGCTGGTGCAACGGCATGCTTATGGCAGGCAAACCTGTCGAAGTCCAACAGGGAGATGATGAAGATGATCCGGCAAAGTGGTCACTTGTTTGATGATCCCAATAATGAATATGGCTATGGAATTCCCGATTTTTCTTTATTAGTAACGACAGCACCGTTAAATGAGGAAGCCTATTCAGGAGAATTCAATATATTTCCTAATCCTACAAAGGGAAAGTTCCATGTTGTTTTTCCTGAAAATATCTTTTATGCCGATATTGATCTCTACGATGTTTTGGGAAAGTGGGTTTACCGTAAAAAAATATCATCAATAAATAATGAGGTTAATATTGGACATCTGAACAGTGGTGTTTATATTGCTAAAATATCTTCAAAGAACACAAAAAGAATACTAAAAATAATCAAGCAGTAA
- the mnmA gene encoding tRNA 2-thiouridine(34) synthase MnmA has product MNRDKTVVVGLSGGVDSSVTAYLLKEQGYNVIGLFMKNWHDDTVTISNECPWLEDSNDAMIVAEKLGIPFQTVDLSEEYKERIVDYMFNEYEKGRTPNPDVLCNREIKFDVFMKIALGLGADYVATGHYCRKDTIVKDGREVYRLLAGKDGNKDQSYFLCQLSQEQLSKALFPIGDLLKPEVRRIAAENDLITAGKKDSQGLCFIGKVRLPDFLQQKLKPKEGVIVEVSSASQKYQEQTPEFVDKTEELSFYARKPQYELTDGKVVGKHQGAHYFTKGQRKGLGVGGTVAPLFVIETDVDENIIYTGQGKDHPGLYRRTLFVSMDELHWIREDLSLQADESLVVHARIRYRQPLQKAVLHMVDGGLYVDFENPQSAITEGQFVAFYIEDELIGSGVIS; this is encoded by the coding sequence ATGAATAGAGATAAAACAGTTGTAGTAGGTTTGTCGGGTGGTGTTGATTCCAGTGTTACCGCTTATCTTTTAAAGGAACAAGGATACAATGTTATCGGGTTGTTTATGAAAAACTGGCACGATGATACGGTTACCATATCTAATGAATGCCCGTGGTTGGAAGACAGTAACGATGCCATGATTGTTGCGGAAAAGCTGGGTATTCCTTTTCAAACTGTTGATCTGAGCGAGGAGTACAAAGAGCGCATCGTAGATTATATGTTTAACGAGTACGAAAAGGGAAGGACTCCTAATCCGGATGTATTATGTAACCGGGAAATTAAGTTTGATGTCTTTATGAAGATCGCTCTCGGGCTTGGTGCTGATTATGTGGCAACAGGACATTATTGCAGAAAAGATACTATTGTAAAAGATGGCCGGGAAGTATACAGGCTTTTGGCTGGAAAGGATGGAAACAAGGATCAGTCGTATTTCTTATGTCAACTTTCTCAGGAACAGTTGAGCAAGGCTTTATTCCCGATAGGTGATTTGCTGAAACCGGAAGTACGTCGGATAGCTGCTGAGAACGATCTGATAACAGCAGGAAAAAAAGATTCTCAAGGACTTTGTTTTATAGGAAAAGTTCGTTTGCCTGATTTTCTTCAGCAGAAATTAAAGCCAAAAGAAGGAGTTATTGTCGAAGTATCATCGGCGAGTCAAAAATACCAGGAGCAGACTCCCGAGTTTGTAGATAAAACAGAGGAATTGTCATTTTACGCCAGAAAACCACAGTATGAATTAACCGACGGGAAGGTCGTAGGGAAACACCAGGGCGCACATTATTTTACAAAAGGACAGCGTAAGGGACTTGGTGTGGGTGGTACGGTAGCACCATTGTTTGTTATTGAAACAGATGTAGATGAAAACATTATATATACGGGGCAGGGTAAAGATCATCCGGGTTTGTACAGACGTACTTTATTTGTAAGTATGGATGAGTTACACTGGATACGTGAGGATTTGTCGCTCCAGGCAGATGAATCGTTAGTGGTACACGCGCGTATCCGTTACAGACAACCATTGCAAAAGGCCGTGCTTCATATGGTAGACGGAGGTTTGTATGTAGATTTTGAAAACCCTCAAAGTGCTATTACGGAAGGGCAGTTCGTTGCTTTTTATATTGAAGATGAACTGATAGGTTCCGGAGTGATTTCGTGA
- a CDS encoding fasciclin domain-containing protein, with product MKHLLKILKICMFSFLLLITACNDDDDGNGEMMTDLTIAEIAASTPEFSALYAALVKAGLAETLDNPGTYTVFAPTNTAFKSFLDANGIASIDDVPGNVLVNLLLNHVLDSEITSSQITTGYINSLATGPDENNLSLFLNTSSGVEINGMSAVINGKADVMASNGVVHVVDAVIPEPSIVDHALANDNFSSLVGALTRPSFGSTYTDLLSGTAGSPFTVFAPTNEAFENLLMALGTNSLDEIDDETLQEVLNYHVIAGSNVTAGSLTDGQMATTFQGEDIVFDLSEGAKIEDASDTEANIIATDVQSNNGIIHAVDKVLIPQTVWNSINPTIAGFVAMNEDYSSLLAAVQKAGLTDALNADGADLTVFAPDNAAFEAFLNSNGFASLDDVPVELLTQVLLNHVMSGVALSANLSTSYTGTLATNEDGDNLSLYINTQNGVSLNGISEVTTADIEVRNGVIHAVDAVIALPTIVTFATADPDFTSLVSALTAEDQPDFAGILSGTTNAPFTVFAPVNSAFDALPSVPVGSDLTAVLQHHVIIENNIRSEDLSDGASVATLEGDNVTVTLPGSGNNIADLTDGAGNTGIGVIAVDVQATNGVIHAINTVLIPDTTN from the coding sequence ATGAAACATTTATTAAAAATTCTAAAGATTTGTATGTTCTCTTTCTTGCTTCTGATCACAGCGTGCAACGATGATGACGATGGAAACGGAGAAATGATGACCGACCTTACGATTGCAGAAATTGCTGCATCCACACCTGAATTCAGCGCTCTCTATGCTGCATTAGTCAAAGCAGGATTGGCTGAAACTCTTGACAATCCCGGAACTTATACAGTTTTTGCCCCGACAAACACTGCTTTTAAAAGCTTTCTTGATGCCAACGGTATTGCATCCATCGATGATGTACCCGGCAATGTACTTGTAAACTTGTTGTTAAATCATGTGCTTGACAGCGAGATCACTTCGTCACAAATCACAACCGGATACATCAATTCACTGGCTACAGGTCCAGATGAAAATAATCTCAGCCTGTTCCTTAATACCTCTTCAGGAGTAGAGATAAACGGAATGTCTGCTGTTATTAACGGTAAAGCTGATGTAATGGCCAGCAATGGAGTAGTGCATGTTGTAGATGCTGTGATCCCCGAACCTTCTATTGTAGACCACGCCCTTGCCAACGACAACTTCTCCTCCTTGGTAGGTGCCCTAACCAGACCTTCTTTTGGCTCGACGTATACAGATTTACTCTCTGGAACTGCAGGCAGCCCTTTTACCGTATTTGCCCCAACAAATGAAGCTTTCGAAAACCTGTTAATGGCATTGGGCACAAATTCACTGGATGAAATTGACGATGAAACCCTGCAAGAAGTTCTCAATTATCATGTCATAGCAGGTAGTAATGTTACTGCCGGTTCTTTAACTGACGGACAGATGGCAACCACTTTTCAAGGGGAAGATATTGTTTTTGACCTCTCAGAAGGGGCTAAGATCGAAGATGCATCTGACACTGAAGCCAATATTATAGCCACTGATGTTCAGAGTAACAATGGAATTATACATGCTGTTGACAAAGTATTAATCCCTCAAACAGTATGGAACAGTATAAACCCGACTATAGCCGGTTTTGTAGCAATGAATGAAGACTATTCTTCTCTGCTGGCAGCAGTTCAAAAAGCCGGATTGACCGATGCATTAAACGCAGATGGTGCTGACTTAACCGTTTTTGCACCAGACAATGCTGCTTTTGAGGCCTTTTTAAATTCTAATGGTTTTGCTTCATTAGACGATGTGCCTGTCGAGCTGTTAACCCAGGTATTACTGAACCATGTTATGAGCGGCGTTGCCCTTTCAGCCAACCTGTCAACATCTTATACCGGTACTTTAGCAACCAATGAAGACGGAGATAACCTTAGCCTTTATATAAACACGCAGAACGGTGTTAGTCTCAACGGAATATCGGAAGTTACTACAGCAGACATTGAAGTACGCAACGGAGTAATACATGCTGTTGATGCGGTTATCGCTTTACCGACCATAGTAACCTTTGCCACGGCAGATCCTGACTTTACCTCACTGGTAAGCGCCCTTACCGCTGAGGACCAACCTGATTTTGCAGGAATACTTTCCGGTACAACCAATGCCCCGTTTACAGTATTTGCTCCGGTCAACAGTGCCTTTGACGCCCTGCCCTCAGTACCTGTCGGGTCAGATTTAACAGCTGTACTGCAACATCATGTTATCATTGAAAACAACATACGATCAGAAGACTTGTCTGACGGAGCCTCTGTAGCGACCCTTGAAGGCGACAACGTTACAGTAACACTTCCCGGTTCGGGTAATAATATAGCAGATTTAACCGATGGCGCAGGGAATACCGGAATTGGAGTTATTGCAGTAGATGTTCAAGCTACAAATGGTGTCATTCACGCTATAAATACAGTACTCATTCCGGACACTACGAATTAA